A DNA window from Paenibacillus andongensis contains the following coding sequences:
- the thiS gene encoding sulfur carrier protein ThiS has product MKLHINGQNVDIPDSIRTIEELLAHFDLSEKMLVVEHNENILQKEDHAKVELSEGHKIEIVHFVGGG; this is encoded by the coding sequence TTGAAGCTGCACATTAATGGGCAAAACGTAGACATTCCAGATTCGATCCGAACCATTGAAGAGCTGCTCGCTCATTTTGATTTGAGTGAGAAGATGCTCGTCGTGGAGCATAATGAAAACATTTTACAAAAAGAAGATCACGCGAAAGTTGAGCTTTCTGAAGGACATAAAATCGAAATCGTTCATTTTGTTGGAGGGGGATAA
- the thiC gene encoding phosphomethylpyrimidine synthase ThiC: protein MTTTNSSSVKDVQISTFPGSKKVYVQGSRPDIQVPMREISLGTSTNIHGEEVANDPVQVYDTSGVYTDTELKTDIRQGLPANRLPWIEERGDVESYVGREVKPEDNGLTSPDARGAAEMFPGLQRRPLRAKEGCNVTQMHYARQGIVTPEMEYIAIRENLDAEFVRKEVAIGRAIIPSNINHPESEPMIIGRNFLVKINANIGNSAVASSIEEEVEKMTWATRWGADTIMDLSTGKNIHTTREWIIRNSPVPVGTVPLYQALEKVNGKAEDLTWEVYRDTLIEQAEQGVSYFTIHAGVLLRYIPMTAKRVTGIVSRGGSIMAAWCLAHHQENFLYTHFEDICEIMKAYDVAFSLGDGLRPGSIADANDEAQFAELETLGELTKIAWKHDVQVMVEGPGHVPMHLVKENMDRQLEVCEEAPFYTLGPLTTDIAPGYDHITSAIGAAMIGWFGTAMLCYVTPKEHLGLPNKEDVRVGVITYKIAAHAADLAKGHPGAQIRDNALSKARFEFRWRDQFNLSLDPERAIEYHDETLPAEGAKTAHFCSMCGPKFCSMRITQDIRQYAHAQGLDEESARNSGMEEKSKEFREAGSQIYR from the coding sequence ATGACAACGACAAATAGTAGTTCCGTGAAGGACGTCCAAATTTCGACATTTCCAGGCAGTAAGAAAGTGTATGTTCAAGGTTCAAGACCAGATATTCAAGTACCAATGAGAGAAATTTCGTTGGGAACCTCCACGAATATACACGGAGAGGAAGTAGCTAATGATCCCGTGCAGGTTTATGACACAAGTGGTGTTTATACCGATACAGAACTGAAAACGGATATCCGTCAAGGTCTTCCTGCCAATCGCTTACCATGGATCGAAGAGCGCGGCGATGTTGAATCTTACGTTGGACGTGAAGTAAAGCCGGAGGATAACGGGCTTACATCACCTGATGCAAGAGGGGCTGCTGAAATGTTCCCAGGCTTACAACGCAGGCCGCTCCGAGCTAAAGAAGGTTGTAACGTGACACAAATGCATTATGCACGCCAAGGCATCGTGACACCAGAAATGGAGTACATTGCGATTCGAGAGAATCTCGATGCTGAATTCGTTCGTAAAGAAGTAGCAATAGGTCGTGCCATCATTCCTTCTAATATTAATCATCCCGAAAGCGAGCCGATGATCATCGGACGCAACTTCCTTGTGAAAATTAATGCCAATATCGGAAATTCCGCCGTCGCTTCTTCCATTGAGGAAGAGGTCGAGAAGATGACGTGGGCCACCCGTTGGGGCGCGGACACGATTATGGATTTATCGACGGGCAAAAACATACATACAACACGCGAGTGGATCATCCGCAACTCCCCGGTTCCTGTTGGAACGGTGCCGCTATACCAAGCACTCGAAAAAGTGAACGGCAAAGCAGAGGACCTCACTTGGGAAGTGTACCGTGACACGTTGATTGAGCAAGCAGAACAAGGTGTTAGCTACTTCACAATCCATGCGGGCGTACTGCTGCGTTACATCCCTATGACAGCTAAGCGCGTAACGGGTATCGTCTCCCGCGGTGGATCCATTATGGCCGCATGGTGCCTTGCTCACCACCAAGAGAACTTTCTCTATACGCATTTCGAGGATATTTGCGAAATTATGAAAGCTTACGACGTCGCTTTCTCCCTTGGTGACGGACTGCGCCCTGGTTCGATCGCGGACGCGAACGATGAAGCCCAATTCGCCGAACTGGAAACTCTTGGCGAGTTGACGAAAATCGCTTGGAAGCATGACGTCCAAGTCATGGTTGAAGGACCAGGCCACGTGCCGATGCACTTGGTCAAAGAAAACATGGACCGTCAGCTGGAAGTCTGCGAAGAAGCGCCATTCTACACGCTTGGACCGCTGACGACCGACATTGCGCCAGGCTACGACCATATCACCTCTGCCATTGGGGCAGCGATGATCGGTTGGTTCGGCACGGCGATGCTGTGCTATGTGACGCCGAAGGAGCATCTCGGCTTGCCGAATAAAGAGGACGTACGCGTAGGGGTTATCACGTACAAAATCGCTGCGCACGCCGCCGATCTGGCTAAGGGCCATCCGGGAGCGCAAATTCGCGACAACGCGCTGTCGAAGGCGCGCTTCGAGTTCCGCTGGCGCGATCAGTTCAATCTTTCACTCGACCCGGAACGCGCCATCGAGTATCACGATGAAACGCTGCCGGCCGAAGGCGCGAAAACGGCGCACTTCTGCTCCATGTGTGGACCGAAGTTTTGCAGTATGCGAATTACGCAAGATATAAGGCAGTACGCACACGCACAAGGGCTCGACGAAGAGTCCGCACGAAACAGCGGTATGGAAGAGAAGTCCAAAGAATTCCGGGAAGCAGGAAGTCAAATTTATCGATAA
- the thiD gene encoding bifunctional hydroxymethylpyrimidine kinase/phosphomethylpyrimidine kinase, producing the protein MSVYKALTIAGSDSGGGAGIQADLKTFQELGVYGMSVITAVTAQNTLGVQGVYPMSAEAIEQQLASIGDDLPPDALKTGMLFSGDIIRIVAAAIQTYKWERVVVDPVMIAKGGASLLQQEAFDAMIHSLLPLADVVTPNIPEAEALSGMQITDSESRQLAAKRIHLYGCKNVMIKGGHELNTEHATDLLYDGKSFTEFSSRRLVTKHTHGTGCTFAAAVTSGLAQGLTTKEAIQLAKRFIQAAIAEPLNIGSGHGPTNHWAYQRSVRATNAHDSVAKAEADTIIINENVHIRGAR; encoded by the coding sequence ATGTCTGTTTACAAAGCATTAACGATCGCGGGCTCGGATAGCGGAGGTGGTGCGGGGATTCAAGCAGATCTGAAGACGTTCCAAGAACTCGGCGTTTATGGGATGTCGGTCATTACCGCAGTAACTGCGCAGAATACGCTGGGTGTTCAAGGGGTTTATCCGATGAGCGCTGAGGCGATCGAGCAGCAGTTAGCCTCTATTGGGGATGATTTACCTCCCGATGCACTCAAAACGGGGATGTTATTCAGCGGTGACATTATACGAATTGTAGCGGCTGCGATACAAACCTATAAATGGGAGCGAGTCGTGGTTGACCCAGTGATGATAGCTAAAGGCGGGGCCTCCTTGCTTCAGCAAGAGGCTTTTGATGCGATGATTCACTCGTTATTGCCGCTGGCCGATGTGGTTACACCGAACATACCTGAGGCTGAAGCGCTTAGCGGGATGCAAATAACGGACAGCGAGTCGCGTCAGCTGGCTGCGAAGCGGATACATCTCTATGGCTGCAAGAACGTGATGATTAAAGGCGGTCATGAACTGAATACGGAGCATGCAACTGATTTGCTGTATGACGGGAAATCTTTCACGGAGTTTTCTTCCAGACGCTTGGTTACCAAGCATACGCACGGTACAGGATGCACGTTTGCTGCGGCGGTCACTTCGGGACTTGCGCAGGGATTAACGACGAAAGAAGCCATCCAACTGGCAAAAAGATTCATCCAAGCTGCAATTGCGGAGCCGTTAAACATAGGAAGCGGTCATGGTCCTACGAACCATTGGGCTTATCAACGAAGTGTCAGAGCGACTAATGCTCATGATTCAGTGGCAAAAGCGGAAGCTGATACGATCATAATCAACGAGAATGTTCACATTCGAGGTGCACGATGA
- a CDS encoding AraC family transcriptional regulator — protein MQELYQNLHRMINFRHSVTHDPIPLDFHQHQDQYEIYFFLTGDVHYFIEKQVYPLQYGDLLIMHSNELHRPNFQSKKQRYENVVIHFNPKLVEMFNSPQFNLLDCFNNRIFGEQNRMRLTPPQIDDIMKLYERMETHKRPQALPGSEILFVSAFIELLVFINRIFQNQGKQEEQIMIPDKLSSLFTYIDENLDQDLSLEVLEHVVFMNRSYLCRLFKKHTGSTIHEHILFKRIAKAKQLLREGSTVTDTCQLAGFNDYSNFIRTFKKAVGLPPRQYQAQQRRV, from the coding sequence ATGCAGGAACTTTACCAGAATCTACATCGCATGATCAATTTCAGACATTCCGTGACTCATGATCCGATTCCATTGGACTTCCACCAGCACCAGGACCAATATGAAATTTATTTCTTTCTTACCGGAGATGTACACTACTTCATTGAAAAACAGGTGTACCCCCTACAGTATGGGGATCTATTGATCATGCACAGTAATGAATTGCACAGACCTAATTTCCAATCCAAAAAGCAGCGTTATGAGAACGTTGTGATCCATTTTAATCCTAAGCTGGTGGAGATGTTTAATTCCCCTCAGTTTAACTTGCTCGATTGCTTCAATAATCGTATATTTGGTGAGCAAAATCGGATGCGGTTAACTCCACCGCAAATTGATGACATAATGAAGCTTTATGAGCGTATGGAAACGCATAAGCGACCTCAAGCCCTCCCAGGCTCGGAAATTCTCTTTGTTTCAGCCTTTATCGAGCTGCTCGTGTTTATCAATCGAATTTTTCAAAATCAAGGCAAACAAGAGGAACAGATCATGATTCCCGACAAGCTCTCCTCTTTATTCACCTACATTGACGAAAATTTAGACCAGGATCTGTCGCTCGAGGTCCTAGAACACGTCGTATTCATGAATCGTTCGTACCTATGCAGGCTGTTCAAAAAACACACAGGCAGCACCATTCATGAGCATATTTTGTTCAAGCGCATCGCCAAGGCGAAACAACTGCTGCGTGAGGGCTCTACAGTCACAGATACGTGCCAGCTAGCAGGCTTCAACGACTACTCCAACTTTATCCGAACTTTTAAGAAGGCTGTCGGCCTGCCTCCTCGGCAGTATCAGGCCCAGCAGCGGCGGGTTTGA
- a CDS encoding alpha-amylase family protein yields MKSFKSIRYRQVHLDFHTSEHITGVGRHFDEEQFISVLQSAQVDTINVFAMCHHGWSYFDTKVGKPHPHLETNLLPRMLDACSKNDIEAPIYMTVGFNELSAREHPDWVAIAPEGDDPYGPPKSDPEDPRSTGFDGWHMLCLNTPYLQYLLDYTKEVMVRFQPVGIFYDIVGEYPCVCSYCRASLKEMGLDANNADHRKQLAKQVYLNYLQKTSELIWSLNPETRLYHNCCTEKMGEKQYYPYYSHYDIESLPTGGWGYDYFTSMVRYIRKQDFQYLGMTGKFHKSWGEFGGFKNPAALKYECQQMLAFGARICIGDQLHPDGRMDEETYRIIGEAFDGIAAKEPWCKDTTSLAEIAILSANALMDADDSRTSDMGAYMMLEEGHYLFDIIDDSMDFSVYRIIVLPDCIRVSDTLQSKLEDYLASGGNVILSAESGLRVDRPEFALDLGVEFKGKSEWDVDYTSVTDQLTGSLVRSPFLNYESGYQVQVNKAEVLAQSYRPYFNRRYGHFCSHLHAPAKEEADYPAVIKHGNIIYIAQPLFRLYRKHGVQLYRDLFLACVKQFISAPTVKTDLPSAGKVNLTRQSNGTDYVLHLLYAVPILRGDTQVIEDILTLKDISVQIKLDEAVKQVMLLPEMTMIPHMTNDEGYTSVSVSLTGHQMVLFQT; encoded by the coding sequence ATGAAATCATTCAAATCAATTCGTTACCGTCAAGTCCATCTGGACTTCCATACGTCCGAGCACATTACCGGCGTTGGCAGACATTTCGATGAAGAACAATTCATCTCTGTTTTGCAAAGTGCTCAAGTAGATACCATCAACGTCTTCGCTATGTGCCATCACGGTTGGAGTTATTTTGACACGAAGGTCGGGAAGCCTCATCCTCATTTGGAAACGAATTTGTTACCGCGCATGCTGGATGCTTGCAGCAAAAATGACATCGAAGCTCCGATCTATATGACGGTCGGATTTAACGAGCTTTCTGCCCGCGAGCACCCTGATTGGGTGGCGATCGCTCCCGAAGGTGATGACCCTTACGGTCCACCGAAATCGGATCCAGAGGACCCCCGTTCGACTGGCTTTGACGGTTGGCATATGCTGTGTCTGAATACACCGTACTTACAGTATCTCCTCGACTATACGAAGGAAGTTATGGTGAGATTCCAGCCCGTTGGCATCTTTTACGATATTGTAGGAGAATATCCTTGCGTATGTTCTTACTGCCGAGCTAGCCTCAAAGAAATGGGTCTTGATGCAAACAACGCGGATCACCGCAAGCAATTGGCCAAGCAAGTGTACTTGAATTACTTGCAGAAGACCTCCGAACTCATCTGGTCCCTTAACCCGGAAACCAGACTGTATCATAACTGCTGCACGGAAAAAATGGGCGAAAAACAATACTACCCTTACTATTCGCATTACGACATTGAATCGCTGCCGACAGGCGGATGGGGTTATGATTACTTCACCAGCATGGTTCGGTACATTCGCAAACAAGACTTCCAGTATCTTGGAATGACAGGGAAATTCCACAAATCGTGGGGAGAATTCGGCGGATTCAAAAATCCGGCTGCTCTGAAGTATGAATGCCAGCAAATGCTAGCTTTCGGCGCAAGAATTTGTATTGGGGATCAGCTCCACCCAGATGGACGAATGGACGAAGAAACCTACCGGATTATTGGGGAAGCTTTCGATGGCATTGCGGCCAAAGAACCCTGGTGTAAGGATACGACCAGCTTAGCCGAAATTGCCATCCTTTCAGCCAATGCACTCATGGATGCCGACGATAGCCGAACAAGTGACATGGGTGCTTATATGATGCTGGAAGAGGGCCACTATTTGTTCGATATCATTGATGACTCGATGGACTTCTCTGTCTATCGCATTATCGTACTGCCCGACTGTATTCGAGTATCTGATACCTTACAGAGTAAACTTGAAGATTATCTAGCTAGCGGCGGAAACGTGATTTTGAGCGCAGAAAGCGGACTTCGGGTTGACCGCCCTGAATTCGCGCTGGATCTAGGCGTTGAATTTAAAGGGAAATCAGAGTGGGATGTGGATTACACCTCAGTCACGGATCAACTAACCGGTTCGCTTGTGAGATCCCCTTTTCTCAATTATGAATCGGGTTATCAAGTTCAGGTGAACAAAGCTGAAGTCTTAGCCCAGTCCTACAGGCCTTATTTCAACCGCAGATACGGGCATTTCTGTTCGCATCTCCATGCTCCGGCCAAAGAAGAAGCGGATTATCCGGCTGTTATTAAACACGGCAATATCATCTATATCGCTCAACCTCTATTCAGGTTGTATCGGAAACACGGCGTGCAGCTGTATAGAGACTTATTCCTTGCGTGTGTTAAGCAGTTTATCTCAGCACCAACAGTGAAAACCGATCTGCCTTCCGCTGGCAAAGTAAACCTAACCCGTCAATCCAATGGGACTGATTACGTGCTGCATTTGCTCTATGCCGTTCCCATCTTGCGTGGAGATACCCAGGTCATCGAAGATATACTGACTTTAAAGGACATCTCCGTGCAGATCAAATTGGACGAGGCGGTTAAACAAGTCATGCTGCTGCCTGAGATGACGATGATCCCTCATATGACGAACGATGAAGGATATACTTCCGTTTCTGTCAGCCTGACCGGTCACCAAATGGTTCTTTTTCAAACCTAA
- a CDS encoding aminopeptidase: protein MLDPRLTKLADVLVNYSVKAQPGENILIEAYGIDSALVKEIVKKVHAAGAHPYVNVRDHVIMRQLIMNGTEAQMQTWADADAFQMKQMQGYIGVRGGANIYELSDIPADRMKLYNSIYYQQVHFDVRIKDTRWVVLRYPTSSMAQLASMSTDEFEEFYFNVCTMDYGKMSKAMDALKELMDRTDKVRLVGPGTDLTFSIKGIGGVKCDGELNIPDGEVYSAPVRESVNGIISYNTPTPHDGFIFENIVLEFENGKIIKATANDTDRINEIFDMDEGARYIGEFAIGVNPYIQEPMKDTLFDEKIDGSFHFTPGNCYDDAYNGNKSSLHWDIVNIQRPEYGGGEIWFDDVLIRKDGIFVLPELLQLNPENLK, encoded by the coding sequence ATGCTGGATCCAAGACTAACGAAGCTCGCAGATGTGCTTGTGAATTATTCGGTTAAAGCGCAGCCTGGCGAAAATATTTTGATAGAAGCGTATGGCATTGATTCTGCTCTTGTGAAAGAGATCGTGAAAAAGGTTCACGCAGCTGGCGCGCACCCTTACGTCAATGTAAGAGATCATGTAATTATGCGTCAGCTTATCATGAACGGTACGGAAGCTCAAATGCAAACATGGGCAGATGCCGATGCTTTCCAAATGAAACAAATGCAAGGCTACATAGGTGTACGCGGCGGAGCTAATATCTATGAATTGTCGGATATTCCGGCAGATCGGATGAAGCTGTATAATTCGATTTATTATCAGCAGGTTCATTTTGATGTCCGCATTAAAGATACGAGATGGGTTGTTCTTCGTTACCCGACGTCTTCTATGGCACAGCTTGCCAGCATGAGTACGGATGAGTTCGAGGAGTTCTACTTCAACGTATGTACGATGGATTATGGCAAAATGTCCAAAGCCATGGATGCTTTGAAGGAACTCATGGATCGCACAGATAAAGTGCGTCTTGTGGGTCCAGGCACGGATTTGACGTTCTCAATTAAAGGGATCGGCGGCGTTAAATGCGATGGGGAGCTCAACATCCCGGATGGTGAGGTTTACTCCGCACCGGTTCGTGAGTCGGTGAATGGTATCATTTCCTACAATACACCAACGCCTCATGATGGCTTCATTTTCGAGAATATCGTACTTGAATTCGAAAATGGTAAGATCATCAAAGCGACAGCCAATGATACGGATCGCATCAATGAAATTTTCGATATGGATGAAGGCGCACGTTATATAGGAGAATTCGCGATTGGTGTGAATCCTTACATTCAAGAACCGATGAAAGACACGCTTTTCGATGAGAAAATCGACGGCAGCTTCCACTTCACACCAGGTAATTGCTACGATGATGCTTATAACGGCAACAAATCCTCCTTGCACTGGGATATCGTGAATATCCAACGTCCGGAATACGGCGGCGGCGAAATTTGGTTTGACGATGTGCTCATTCGTAAGGACGGTATTTTCGTACTGCCTGAGCTGTTGCAGCTGAATCCGGAAAACTTGAAGTAG
- a CDS encoding sugar phosphate isomerase/epimerase family protein, whose protein sequence is MKLSVFTVATPDLTPEELAKAAVAAGIEGIEWRFKENPAEVINEKPSFWRNNLCSIDPNGSDEELERFRLAAVNNNLVNLSVTPYLNACNVAETEHVFKAAQKIGASFIRVGVPVYDRSKNYNDLFAAAVDYLHHVQEFAQQYGVKALTEIHHNTITPSAGLAHRLVSGFNPDYVGVLHDAGNMVHEGFENYRMGLELLGPYLAHVHVKNARWLPTGEEQDGIKLWKSEWAPLNEGVVNWKQLLSDLKAVGYDGYLGIEDFSGQYGSQEMLNNFASKVKQWLA, encoded by the coding sequence ATGAAATTATCCGTGTTTACTGTAGCGACACCTGACCTGACACCAGAAGAACTAGCCAAGGCGGCCGTCGCTGCCGGGATTGAAGGCATTGAATGGCGTTTTAAAGAAAATCCTGCTGAGGTTATAAATGAGAAGCCGTCTTTCTGGAGAAATAACCTTTGTTCTATTGATCCAAATGGGTCGGATGAAGAATTGGAACGTTTCCGACTTGCTGCTGTTAACAACAACTTGGTGAACTTAAGCGTCACCCCGTACTTAAACGCTTGTAATGTGGCAGAGACCGAACATGTTTTCAAAGCTGCGCAAAAAATAGGAGCTTCCTTCATTCGTGTTGGTGTTCCTGTCTATGACAGAAGCAAAAATTATAATGACTTGTTTGCAGCTGCTGTGGACTATTTGCACCATGTGCAGGAATTTGCTCAGCAGTATGGTGTTAAAGCCTTAACTGAAATCCACCATAATACGATCACACCAAGTGCTGGATTGGCACATCGGCTGGTTTCGGGCTTCAACCCGGATTACGTTGGGGTTCTGCATGATGCCGGCAACATGGTGCATGAAGGATTTGAGAATTATCGAATGGGTCTTGAACTGCTCGGACCTTACTTAGCGCATGTTCATGTTAAAAATGCAAGATGGTTGCCAACCGGCGAAGAGCAAGATGGTATCAAGCTCTGGAAAAGCGAGTGGGCACCACTAAATGAAGGGGTCGTCAATTGGAAGCAACTGCTGAGTGACCTAAAAGCGGTTGGCTACGATGGTTACCTTGGCATTGAAGATTTCAGCGGTCAATATGGCTCGCAGGAGATGCTGAACAACTTTGCTTCGAAAGTGAAGCAATGGTTGGCATAA
- a CDS encoding ArsR/SmtB family transcription factor, translating into MKLQPVFIIEELEQLKTISDPLRAKVLLYLIEKAYTGQQLAKMLGMARAKVHYHLNELEKHGLISVVRTELKNGILQKFYRAVARGFVPSEKLLPYVSEVENYYRERTLSVLGRARRRAINAPEEAFQIPSSDRTQWPIIMTQVEVKMSKEKYAEWLRKFRALIFELDASQEENGEWFYLTTVGFQTNEPSFDPVVEEEER; encoded by the coding sequence ATGAAGCTGCAACCGGTTTTTATTATTGAAGAACTCGAGCAATTAAAAACGATAAGCGATCCACTTCGCGCAAAGGTGTTACTTTATTTAATAGAGAAAGCTTACACTGGTCAGCAGTTGGCTAAAATGCTGGGTATGGCGCGTGCAAAAGTGCATTATCATTTGAATGAGCTTGAGAAGCATGGCTTGATTTCGGTCGTTCGTACGGAACTCAAGAATGGTATTTTGCAAAAGTTTTATCGTGCAGTAGCCCGCGGCTTCGTCCCTAGTGAAAAACTGCTGCCTTACGTTTCAGAGGTAGAGAATTACTATCGTGAGAGGACGCTTAGCGTACTTGGACGTGCCAGACGCAGAGCGATTAATGCCCCTGAAGAGGCGTTTCAAATTCCTTCTTCTGATCGTACACAATGGCCGATTATCATGACTCAGGTCGAAGTTAAAATGAGCAAAGAGAAGTATGCAGAATGGCTGAGAAAGTTTCGTGCTCTTATCTTTGAGCTCGATGCGTCACAGGAAGAAAATGGGGAGTGGTTTTATTTGACTACGGTCGGCTTTCAAACGAATGAGCCGTCTTTTGACCCTGTTGTAGAAGAAGAGGAGAGATAA
- the thiE gene encoding thiamine phosphate synthase: MNSEQLRKALRLYLVMGSPNCGGADPAVVLEAAIAGGITMFQFREKGAGALQGAAKLELGARLRRLCAQHAIPFIVNDDEGLALELEADGIHIGQEDAPAADIRQRLKNMIVGVSAHDLAEARSALAEGADYLGVGPQYATRTKLDAREVQGPAVIQRIRAGGIRLPLVGIGGIDATNASHVIRAGADGVAVVSAIASAHSPREAVADLLRNIK, encoded by the coding sequence ATGAATAGCGAGCAGCTGCGCAAAGCGCTGCGTTTGTACTTGGTCATGGGCAGCCCAAACTGCGGCGGGGCTGACCCGGCTGTGGTGCTTGAGGCCGCGATTGCCGGCGGCATCACGATGTTTCAGTTCCGCGAGAAGGGCGCCGGAGCCCTGCAAGGGGCGGCGAAGCTCGAGCTAGGCGCGCGGCTGCGCCGCCTGTGCGCGCAGCACGCGATCCCCTTCATCGTCAACGATGATGAAGGGCTCGCTCTAGAGCTTGAGGCCGATGGTATTCACATCGGCCAAGAAGACGCCCCAGCCGCCGACATACGGCAGCGGCTGAAAAATATGATCGTGGGCGTCTCGGCCCACGATCTCGCAGAAGCCCGGTCGGCGCTCGCCGAAGGCGCCGACTATCTGGGCGTAGGCCCCCAATACGCCACACGCACCAAGCTGGATGCGCGTGAGGTCCAGGGGCCAGCCGTCATCCAGCGGATTCGCGCAGGCGGCATCCGACTGCCGCTCGTTGGCATCGGAGGCATCGATGCCACGAATGCATCCCACGTCATCCGCGCAGGGGCGGATGGCGTAGCCGTAGTCAGCGCGATTGCAAGCGCGCACTCACCACGTGAAGCAGTAGCTGATCTGCTTAGAAACATCAAATAG
- a CDS encoding thiazole synthase, protein MLKIGPYEFRSRLLLGTGKFPDFDIQKQAVDVSESQILTFAVRRMNIFEASQPNFLSMLEVSNFTLLPNTAGAKNAEEAVRIAKLAKASGLCDMIKVEVIGDEMTLLPDPVETLKASEMLLEEGFIVLPYTSDDVLLAKRLQALGVHAIMPGASPIGTGQGIINPLNLSFIIEQATVPVIVDAGIGAPSDAALAMEMGADGVLLNTAVSGAKDPVKMAYAMKLAIEAGRAGFEAGRIPKKRYASASSPMEGFSRV, encoded by the coding sequence ATGTTGAAAATTGGTCCTTACGAGTTTCGTTCACGGTTATTGCTAGGCACGGGGAAATTTCCGGATTTCGATATTCAGAAGCAGGCGGTTGATGTTAGTGAATCTCAGATTTTGACGTTTGCGGTGCGACGTATGAATATTTTTGAAGCGAGTCAGCCTAATTTCTTGTCGATGCTGGAAGTGTCGAATTTCACCTTGCTGCCGAATACGGCAGGCGCCAAAAATGCTGAAGAAGCTGTACGTATCGCGAAACTAGCGAAGGCTTCCGGACTATGCGACATGATTAAAGTCGAAGTTATTGGAGACGAAATGACGCTGCTGCCTGACCCGGTTGAAACGTTGAAAGCCTCGGAAATGCTGCTAGAGGAGGGCTTTATTGTGCTGCCATACACATCAGATGATGTTCTTTTAGCCAAACGTTTGCAAGCCCTCGGTGTTCATGCCATTATGCCTGGCGCATCCCCAATCGGAACAGGTCAAGGGATCATTAATCCGCTGAACCTGAGCTTCATTATCGAGCAAGCAACTGTGCCTGTCATTGTCGATGCCGGCATTGGCGCTCCTTCAGACGCGGCGCTTGCTATGGAGATGGGAGCCGATGGTGTGCTGCTCAACACCGCTGTGTCGGGTGCCAAGGATCCGGTTAAAATGGCTTACGCCATGAAATTGGCGATCGAAGCCGGACGTGCCGGATTCGAAGCGGGCCGTATTCCGAAGAAGCGATATGCATCGGCCAGTAGTCCGATGGAGGGTTTTAGTCGCGTTTAG
- a CDS encoding TVP38/TMEM64 family protein, which translates to MARSKSLWLLLLWFIIAVAGLLVLKWTGVWERLDLDWLTDWLRDLGPLGGLLYIIVYTLRPLVLFPATPLTLYGGYVFGAFWGTIYDIIGAGAGAMLSFYITRKWGRNSFQRILRNKKLQSFDQKAEDKGFMVVLYMRLMPFFPFDGVSYGAGLSKIRFWDYTWGTLIGIIPGAVVYNVFGASLQNIGSGKFYAAVGMYIAFALIPLLLKKTQALRTRNRA; encoded by the coding sequence ATGGCGCGCTCGAAGTCGCTCTGGTTACTATTGTTATGGTTTATAATCGCTGTCGCGGGTCTGCTCGTTTTGAAATGGACCGGTGTATGGGAGCGCTTGGATCTAGATTGGCTGACTGATTGGCTGCGTGACTTAGGTCCACTTGGCGGGCTGCTATATATTATTGTTTATACGCTTCGTCCATTGGTGTTGTTTCCGGCGACACCGTTGACCCTGTATGGGGGCTATGTATTTGGCGCTTTCTGGGGGACTATCTATGATATTATTGGGGCTGGCGCCGGGGCGATGCTTTCTTTCTATATTACGCGCAAATGGGGTCGCAACAGCTTTCAGCGGATTTTGCGAAATAAGAAGCTGCAGTCTTTCGATCAGAAGGCCGAAGACAAAGGCTTTATGGTCGTCCTGTATATGCGGCTAATGCCTTTCTTCCCTTTCGATGGCGTGAGTTATGGGGCAGGACTGTCCAAAATTCGCTTCTGGGACTATACGTGGGGAACGCTGATTGGTATAATTCCGGGAGCCGTTGTTTATAACGTTTTCGGCGCATCACTGCAAAATATTGGATCGGGTAAGTTTTATGCCGCAGTGGGAATGTACATCGCGTTTGCGTTAATACCGCTGCTTCTGAAAAAGACACAGGCTCTAAGGACTCGCAATCGGGCATAG